A genomic stretch from Edaphobacter aggregans includes:
- the asnS gene encoding asparagine--tRNA ligase, whose amino-acid sequence MSDTVPATAPIVTIATIGQHEGQSVTLRGWLYNLRASGKLLFPIFRDGTGTIQGIVPKAAVPEHVFETLKNLQLESSLTVTGKVRADSRAPSGYELDVEDIHVISAVDPANPFPIQLKEAGVDFLMEHRHLWLRTPRQSAILRVRATIMRAAAEYFDTNSFIRTDPPILTPNACEGTSELFEMDYFDDDKAYLTQSGQLYIEATALALGKVYSFGPTFRAEKSKTRRHLTEFWMIEPEVAFLELDGLLELAENFITHIVTRVLEHHRADLKVIGRDVTKLEAILAPDSDATTSTAPTENKAVILSEAQSAQSKDPEAASPTHTTPTFSATKSNRFPRLSYDEAHAMLDEAYKAGKIENPHKYGDDFGSPDETYISSQFDKPVMIHRYPAAFKAFYMQPDPLDPTKALCVDVLAPEGYGEIIGGSQRIDSYDLLKRRIEDHNLPLAAFQWYLDLRRYGSVPHAGFGMGIERVVAWLCGLDHVRETIPFARTLNRIYP is encoded by the coding sequence ATGAGCGACACCGTACCTGCCACCGCCCCCATCGTCACCATCGCCACCATCGGCCAGCACGAAGGCCAAAGCGTCACCCTCCGCGGCTGGCTCTACAATCTCCGCGCCTCGGGCAAGCTCCTCTTCCCGATATTCCGCGACGGCACCGGCACCATCCAGGGCATCGTCCCCAAGGCCGCCGTCCCCGAGCACGTCTTCGAGACCCTCAAAAACCTCCAGCTTGAGTCCTCCCTCACCGTCACCGGCAAAGTCCGCGCCGACTCCCGCGCCCCTAGCGGCTACGAGCTCGACGTCGAAGACATCCACGTCATCTCCGCCGTCGACCCCGCCAACCCCTTCCCCATCCAACTCAAAGAAGCTGGCGTCGACTTCCTCATGGAGCACCGCCACCTCTGGCTCCGCACCCCACGCCAGTCCGCCATCCTGCGCGTCCGCGCCACCATCATGCGCGCCGCAGCCGAGTACTTCGACACCAACAGCTTCATCCGCACCGACCCACCCATCCTCACGCCCAACGCTTGTGAGGGAACATCGGAACTCTTCGAGATGGACTACTTCGACGACGACAAGGCCTACCTCACCCAATCCGGCCAGCTCTACATCGAAGCCACCGCGCTAGCCCTCGGCAAGGTCTACAGCTTCGGCCCCACCTTCCGCGCCGAAAAATCCAAAACCCGCCGCCACCTCACCGAGTTCTGGATGATCGAGCCCGAGGTAGCCTTCCTCGAACTCGACGGCCTCCTCGAGCTAGCCGAAAACTTTATCACCCACATCGTCACCCGAGTCCTCGAGCACCACCGCGCCGACCTCAAAGTCATAGGCCGCGACGTCACCAAACTAGAAGCCATCCTAGCCCCCGATTCTGACGCCACGACATCAACCGCTCCTACAGAAAACAAAGCCGTCATCCTGAGCGAAGCGCAAAGCGCGCAGTCGAAGGACCCCGAAGCAGCCAGCCCAACCCACACCACTCCAACCTTTTCAGCCACAAAATCAAACCGCTTCCCCCGCCTAAGTTACGACGAAGCCCACGCCATGCTCGATGAAGCCTACAAAGCCGGCAAAATCGAAAACCCCCACAAATACGGCGACGACTTCGGCTCCCCCGACGAGACCTACATCAGCAGCCAATTCGACAAGCCAGTCATGATCCACCGTTATCCCGCCGCCTTCAAAGCCTTCTACATGCAGCCCGACCCGCTCGACCCCACCAAGGCTCTCTGCGTCGACGTCCTCGCCCCCGAGGGCTACGGCGAAATCATCGGCGGCTCCCAGCGCATCGACAGCTACGACCTCCTCAAGCGGCGCATCGAAGACCACAACCTCCCCCTAGCCGCCTTCCAGTGGTACCTCGACCTGCGCCGTTACGGCAGCGTCCCCCACGCC